One genomic window of [Clostridium] scindens ATCC 35704 includes the following:
- the scfB gene encoding thioether cross-link-forming SCIFF peptide maturase, whose protein sequence is MIHQYQNNGYNIVMDVYSGAVHVVDELCYDVIAKLSKENEAHTAKTLKEPCVLKGLKKELGQKYEEGEIEDALADVIELTEAGRLFAEDAYECMIEEVKKRKTVVKALCLHIAHDCNLACKYCFAEEGEYHGRRALMSFEVGKKALDFLIANSGNRHNLEVDFFGGEPLMNWQVVKDLVAYGREQEKIHDKHFRFTITTNGVLLNDEVQEFVNKEMDNVVLSLDGRKDVNDRMRPFRNGKGSYDLIVPKFQKLAKSRNQERYYVRGTFTRDNLDFSNDILHFADLGFKQMSIEPVVGEESDPYAIREEDIPVINEEYDKLAKIMIEREKEGKGFNFFHFMIDLDGGPCVAKRLSGCGSGTEYLAVTPWGDLYPCHQFVGQVEFLMGNVDEGIVRPEIADDFRSCNVYSKDKCRDCFAKFYCSGGCMANSYNFHGTIHDTYDIGCEMQRKRVECAIMMKAALAEE, encoded by the coding sequence TTGATTCACCAATACCAGAATAATGGATACAATATCGTCATGGATGTGTACAGCGGCGCGGTCCATGTAGTGGACGAACTGTGCTATGACGTGATTGCGAAATTAAGCAAAGAAAATGAAGCCCATACCGCTAAGACTCTAAAAGAGCCATGCGTGCTTAAGGGCCTTAAGAAAGAGTTGGGACAGAAGTACGAAGAGGGCGAGATTGAAGATGCTCTGGCGGACGTAATCGAACTGACGGAAGCAGGAAGGCTATTCGCTGAGGATGCCTATGAATGCATGATCGAGGAAGTGAAGAAGCGAAAGACGGTAGTAAAGGCATTATGCCTTCATATTGCCCATGACTGCAATCTGGCCTGCAAATACTGCTTCGCGGAAGAAGGGGAGTACCATGGCAGACGTGCCCTTATGAGTTTCGAAGTGGGAAAGAAAGCGCTGGATTTCCTGATTGCCAATTCCGGCAACAGGCATAATCTGGAAGTGGATTTCTTCGGAGGAGAACCGCTGATGAACTGGCAGGTGGTGAAAGACCTGGTGGCTTATGGAAGAGAGCAGGAAAAGATCCACGACAAGCATTTCCGGTTTACGATTACCACCAATGGCGTTCTGTTAAACGACGAGGTGCAGGAGTTCGTGAACAAGGAGATGGACAATGTAGTCTTAAGCCTGGACGGCCGCAAGGATGTCAATGACCGTATGCGTCCCTTCCGCAATGGAAAGGGAAGTTATGACCTGATCGTTCCCAAGTTCCAGAAACTGGCAAAGAGCAGGAACCAGGAGCGATACTATGTGCGGGGAACGTTTACCCGCGATAACCTGGATTTTTCCAACGATATCCTGCATTTCGCGGATCTGGGGTTCAAGCAGATGTCCATAGAGCCGGTGGTGGGAGAGGAAAGCGATCCCTACGCGATCCGGGAGGAAGATATCCCGGTGATTAATGAAGAATATGATAAACTGGCAAAGATAATGATTGAACGTGAAAAGGAAGGAAAAGGTTTTAATTTTTTCCATTTTATGATAGACTTAGACGGTGGGCCTTGTGTAGCGAAAAGGCTGTCCGGATGCGGCTCCGGGACGGAATATCTGGCCGTGACGCCTTGGGGGGATCTCTATCCTTGCCATCAGTTCGTGGGACAGGTAGAATTCCTGATGGGAAATGTGGACGAAGGAATCGTAAGGCCGGAGATTGCGGATGATTTCCGCAGCTGCAACGTGTACTCCAAAGATAAGTGCAGGGACTGTTTTGCCAAGTTCTATTGCAGCGGCGGATGTATGGCGAATTCTTACAATTTCCACGGGACCATCCATGATACATATGATATTGGCTGCGAGATGCAGCGTAAGCGCGTGGAATGCGCAATTATGATGAAAGCGGCGCTTGCAGAAGAATAA
- the hemZ gene encoding coproporphyrinogen dehydrogenase HemZ, which yields MIRIICNSEAYTYNTYHMIKAFYPAAQAVCRVEEKASNYVTVLLENGRKITTGAADMPAEYSGIGKEAEVKRHIDVKLYHLLEEETGNSLSWGILTGVRPTKIAMKKLDEGMDEKAFVSWFHEIYMVSKEKASLAWEIAGREKELLERLDYDNGYSLYVGIPFCPTVCSYCSFSSGALADWESRVEDYLDALCKELKFIAQKSSLKKLNTIYIGGGTPTTLTAGQLERLLCCIDENFSREHLLEYTVEAGRPDSITREKLEAIRRHGVTRISINPQSMQQKTLDAIGRRHSVEQIITAYGMARELGFDNINMDIIAGLPGEDLHDMEDTLRQIGRLMPDSLTVHSLAIKRAARMDMEDLKREDGKTNEVMSGMIRSAERLARQMGLAPYYLYRQKNIAGNFENVGYAKVDKAGIYNILIMEEKQSIVAAGAGASTKIVLKGIIPMPGSRKKKMTRLMRIENVKAIDAYIDRIDEMIERKGEWLWR from the coding sequence ATGATTCGGATTATATGTAACAGCGAGGCATATACTTATAATACGTACCATATGATTAAGGCTTTTTATCCAGCGGCACAGGCTGTGTGCCGGGTGGAGGAAAAAGCCTCTAATTATGTAACGGTACTGCTGGAGAATGGGCGCAAGATCACGACAGGCGCGGCGGATATGCCCGCCGAATATTCAGGGATAGGAAAAGAAGCAGAAGTTAAACGGCATATAGACGTAAAGTTATATCACCTGCTTGAAGAAGAGACGGGGAACTCTCTTTCCTGGGGGATTCTTACCGGAGTCAGGCCTACGAAGATTGCCATGAAGAAGCTGGATGAGGGGATGGATGAGAAGGCATTTGTCTCCTGGTTTCACGAGATCTATATGGTAAGCAAAGAGAAGGCTTCCCTGGCATGGGAGATTGCCGGAAGGGAGAAGGAACTGCTAGAGCGGCTGGACTATGACAATGGGTACAGCCTTTATGTGGGCATCCCGTTCTGTCCCACCGTGTGCAGCTACTGCTCCTTTAGTTCCGGGGCCTTAGCCGACTGGGAAAGCAGGGTGGAGGATTATCTGGATGCCTTGTGCAAAGAGTTGAAGTTTATCGCTCAGAAGTCCTCCTTAAAGAAACTGAATACTATCTACATCGGAGGGGGCACGCCTACCACGCTTACGGCGGGACAGCTGGAACGCCTCCTGTGCTGTATTGACGAGAACTTCTCAAGGGAGCATCTTCTGGAATATACGGTGGAGGCCGGACGGCCGGACAGCATTACCAGGGAGAAGCTAGAAGCGATCAGACGTCACGGCGTCACCCGGATCTCCATTAATCCGCAGAGCATGCAGCAAAAGACGTTGGATGCCATCGGGCGCAGGCACAGCGTAGAGCAGATCATAACGGCATATGGCATGGCGAGGGAACTGGGGTTTGACAATATTAATATGGATATTATCGCAGGTCTTCCGGGAGAGGATCTCCATGATATGGAAGATACCCTGAGGCAGATTGGCCGGCTTATGCCGGACAGCCTGACGGTGCATTCCCTTGCCATCAAAAGGGCGGCAAGGATGGATATGGAGGATCTGAAGCGGGAGGACGGGAAGACAAATGAAGTCATGTCAGGCATGATTCGGTCAGCAGAGCGCCTGGCAAGGCAGATGGGACTGGCCCCATATTATTTGTATCGCCAGAAGAATATTGCGGGGAATTTCGAAAATGTTGGCTATGCAAAGGTTGACAAAGCGGGAATATACAATATACTTATTATGGAGGAAAAGCAATCCATAGTTGCCGCTGGCGCAGGCGCATCCACGAAGATCGTACTAAAAGGCATAATACCCATGCCTGGCAGCAGAAAGAAAAAGATGACGCGGCTGATGCGGATCGAGAATGTAAAGGCGATCGATGCCTATATAGACCGGATTGATGAAATGATAGAACGAAAAGGAGAATGGCTATGGCGTTAA
- the scfA gene encoding six-cysteine ranthipeptide SCIFF: protein MKHVKTLNTQTMNSNLKKSGCGECQTSCQSACKTSCTVGNQTCEQKK from the coding sequence ATGAAACATGTAAAAACATTAAATACACAGACTATGAATAGCAATTTAAAGAAGAGCGGATGCGGAGAATGCCAGACATCTTGCCAGTCAGCATGTAAGACTTCCTGTACAGTAGGAAACCAGACTTGCGAACAGAAGAAATAG
- a CDS encoding protein translocase subunit SecDF — MKKNKGILSLILTVVLVVLLGFTVLVGFGKTGTGAMKNIKLGLDLAGGVSITYQVKDDNPTEKEMSDTIYKLQKRVEQYSTEASVYQEGDDRINIEIPGVTDANAILDELGKPGSLEFRTEDGETVITGSDVKTATAKAGEDDMGNKEYSVELSLNKEGTKKFADATEANVGKTISIIYDGEAISSPRVQTAITGGQAYITGNFSYDEAENLASTIRIGGLKLELEELRSNVVGAQLGEQAISTSLKAGAIGLAIVFIFMIFVYYLPGLASSLALVIYTELVLLILNAFNVTLTLPGIAGIILSIGMAVDANVIIFARVREEMSRGKSVKNALKTGFQKAMSAIVDGNITTLIAAAVLWFKGSGTVKGFAQTLAIGIIVSMFTALVITRMIVYAFYAVGLRKEKLYYRAKKERKTINFLGKKKWFFTVSTAVIAAGLIFMGVNSSKGNGAFAYSLEFEGGTSTNVTFNEDYTIEEIDKEIVPVVEKVTGDHNVQTQKVAGTNQVIIKTVTLELDQREKLNQAMADNFGVDESKITAENISSTVSNEMRQDAVVAVIVATIFMLLYIWFRFKDIRFATSAVTALLHDVLVVLAFYAVARISVGNTFIACMLTIVGYSINATIVIFDRIREELHYQTKSTDLAEVVNKSITMTLTRSIYTSLTTFIMVAVLYVMGVSSIREFALPLIVGIVCGAYSSVCITGALWYVMKTKTGKKPAAQTSKKKKK; from the coding sequence ATGAAGAAGAACAAAGGCATACTGAGCCTGATTCTGACCGTCGTGCTGGTCGTGCTGCTTGGCTTTACGGTTCTGGTCGGTTTTGGCAAGACTGGAACCGGCGCAATGAAGAACATCAAGCTTGGCCTGGATCTGGCAGGCGGCGTCAGCATTACCTATCAGGTTAAGGATGACAATCCGACAGAAAAAGAGATGAGCGACACCATTTATAAGCTTCAGAAGCGTGTGGAACAGTACAGCACAGAAGCGAGCGTGTACCAGGAAGGCGACGACCGGATTAACATTGAGATTCCGGGCGTTACGGATGCCAATGCGATCCTGGATGAACTTGGAAAGCCAGGCTCCCTTGAGTTCAGGACGGAAGATGGAGAGACGGTCATTACCGGATCCGATGTCAAGACCGCTACGGCCAAGGCCGGCGAGGATGATATGGGCAATAAGGAGTACTCCGTGGAACTGAGTCTGAATAAGGAAGGGACAAAGAAGTTCGCGGATGCCACAGAGGCCAATGTAGGAAAGACCATTTCCATCATCTATGACGGAGAGGCGATCAGCAGCCCGAGAGTCCAGACGGCGATTACCGGAGGGCAGGCATATATCACAGGAAATTTCTCGTATGATGAGGCGGAAAACCTGGCATCTACCATCCGTATCGGCGGATTGAAGCTGGAACTGGAAGAACTACGCTCCAACGTGGTAGGCGCCCAGCTGGGAGAACAGGCAATCAGCACCAGTCTGAAGGCCGGCGCGATCGGACTTGCTATTGTATTTATCTTTATGATATTTGTATATTATCTGCCGGGACTTGCTTCAAGCCTTGCGCTGGTTATTTATACGGAACTTGTGCTTCTTATATTAAATGCGTTTAACGTGACCCTTACCTTGCCGGGGATTGCGGGTATCATCCTGAGTATCGGTATGGCGGTGGATGCAAACGTCATCATCTTCGCCCGGGTGCGTGAGGAGATGTCCCGCGGAAAGAGCGTGAAGAATGCATTAAAGACTGGTTTCCAGAAGGCTATGTCAGCAATCGTGGATGGCAACATCACCACCTTGATCGCGGCTGCTGTCCTCTGGTTCAAGGGCTCGGGAACGGTAAAGGGATTTGCCCAGACTCTGGCAATCGGTATTATCGTATCCATGTTTACCGCCCTTGTTATTACCCGTATGATCGTGTATGCGTTCTATGCGGTAGGGCTTCGCAAAGAAAAACTATACTATCGTGCTAAGAAGGAGAGGAAAACCATCAACTTCCTCGGAAAGAAGAAATGGTTCTTTACCGTATCTACGGCAGTCATCGCCGCAGGACTGATCTTCATGGGCGTGAATTCATCCAAGGGGAATGGGGCATTTGCATACAGCCTTGAGTTTGAAGGTGGAACATCAACCAATGTGACATTTAATGAAGATTACACGATTGAAGAGATTGACAAAGAGATCGTGCCTGTAGTAGAAAAAGTGACCGGCGATCACAATGTCCAGACGCAGAAGGTGGCAGGTACCAACCAGGTGATTATCAAGACGGTTACGCTGGAACTTGACCAGCGTGAAAAACTGAATCAGGCTATGGCAGATAATTTCGGCGTGGATGAGTCCAAGATTACTGCAGAGAATATCAGTTCTACAGTAAGTAACGAGATGCGGCAGGACGCGGTTGTCGCGGTTATTGTCGCAACTATATTCATGCTTCTGTATATCTGGTTCCGATTCAAGGATATACGCTTTGCAACCAGCGCGGTAACCGCTCTGTTACATGACGTTTTAGTCGTGCTTGCATTCTATGCGGTTGCGAGAATATCGGTGGGGAATACATTTATCGCCTGCATGCTGACCATCGTGGGATATTCCATTAATGCGACGATCGTCATATTTGACCGTATCCGCGAGGAACTTCATTACCAGACCAAGTCCACGGATCTTGCAGAAGTGGTAAATAAGAGTATTACAATGACGCTTACCAGAAGTATTTATACTTCCCTGACCACATTCATTATGGTGGCAGTGCTGTACGTAATGGGAGTAAGCTCCATCCGTGAATTTGCGCTGCCGCTGATCGTGGGCATTGTATGCGGAGCATATTCGTCCGTGTGCATCACAGGAGCCCTGTGGTATGTTATGAAGACAAAGACTGGCAAGAAACCAGCTGCCCAGACAAGCAAGAAGAAAAAGAAATAA
- the recJ gene encoding single-stranded-DNA-specific exonuclease RecJ, with translation MEQWVLLRKGADFEGIGKRFQISPRLACLIRNRDVIGDEAIAQYLNGTIADLYDGMLMKDMDKAVDILREKIAEQKRIRVIGDYDIDGVNATYILLEGLEKLGAEADSDIPSRMKDGYGLNIELIERAYQDGIDTIITCDNGIAAAEEIACGKRLGMTIVVTDHHEVPFEEEEDGKKYLLPPADAVIDPKQPGCEYPFKGLCGAAIAYKLVEALWEATGGDAEDLDYLIENVAIATVGDVMELENENRIFVKEGLQMLKRTHSPGLRSLIACTGVDKDRIGAYHIGFVLGPCMNASGRLDTAKRTLNLLRAKSGKEADILAGDLKALNDSRKEMTDIAVEQARQIVDTTKAGKDRVLVLYLPGCHESLAGIVAGRIRERYYRPAIILTDAEEGIKGSGRSIEAYNMYEELSRCRDLLTKFGGHKLAAGMSLAKENIEELRRTLNDNCRLEPKDMAEKVVIDMELPFSCVTEELVEELTLLEPFGKGNTKPVFAARNVELISGRILGKNRNVLKLQVKDSSQTAREAVCFRGAEQMLSLLEERYGKEAVDLLMKGRGGQMKLSVTYYPDINEYMGKRTVQIVITHYQ, from the coding sequence ATGGAACAATGGGTGCTTCTAAGAAAAGGCGCGGATTTTGAAGGGATTGGGAAAAGGTTTCAGATCAGCCCCAGGCTGGCCTGCTTAATCCGTAACAGGGATGTGATCGGCGATGAGGCAATCGCGCAGTACCTGAATGGCACAATTGCCGACCTGTATGACGGCATGCTGATGAAGGATATGGACAAGGCAGTGGACATCTTAAGGGAGAAGATTGCCGAGCAGAAGCGGATCCGGGTCATCGGAGATTACGATATTGACGGAGTGAATGCCACCTACATACTGCTGGAGGGCTTGGAGAAACTGGGGGCTGAGGCAGACAGTGATATACCCAGCCGCATGAAGGATGGATATGGACTGAACATCGAATTGATTGAACGGGCGTATCAGGATGGAATAGATACCATCATTACCTGCGACAATGGCATTGCGGCGGCGGAGGAGATTGCCTGCGGAAAGCGCCTTGGGATGACGATCGTGGTGACGGATCATCACGAGGTGCCCTTCGAGGAAGAAGAGGACGGGAAAAAATATCTGCTTCCGCCTGCAGATGCTGTAATCGATCCAAAGCAGCCGGGGTGCGAATATCCATTTAAAGGGTTGTGCGGGGCAGCCATCGCCTATAAACTGGTGGAAGCCCTGTGGGAGGCCACGGGCGGCGACGCGGAGGATCTGGACTATCTGATCGAAAATGTGGCGATCGCTACAGTGGGCGATGTGATGGAACTGGAAAACGAAAACAGGATTTTCGTAAAGGAAGGCCTGCAGATGCTGAAGCGGACGCATAGTCCCGGACTTCGCTCTTTGATCGCGTGCACGGGAGTGGATAAGGATCGAATCGGCGCCTATCATATCGGATTCGTACTTGGGCCTTGTATGAATGCCAGCGGAAGGCTGGATACGGCAAAGCGGACGCTTAATCTGCTGCGGGCGAAATCCGGAAAAGAGGCGGACATACTGGCAGGGGATCTGAAGGCGCTGAATGACAGCCGCAAAGAGATGACGGATATCGCGGTGGAACAGGCAAGACAGATCGTGGACACGACGAAGGCAGGGAAAGACCGGGTTCTGGTCCTCTATCTGCCCGGCTGCCATGAAAGCCTGGCCGGAATCGTGGCAGGCCGGATCCGGGAGCGGTATTACAGGCCTGCCATCATACTGACGGATGCCGAAGAGGGTATCAAAGGCTCGGGCCGTTCCATAGAGGCATATAATATGTATGAAGAACTCAGCCGCTGCAGGGATCTCCTCACCAAGTTCGGAGGACATAAGCTGGCGGCAGGAATGTCCCTTGCCAAGGAAAACATAGAAGAACTTCGAAGGACGCTCAATGATAACTGCCGGCTGGAGCCAAAAGACATGGCAGAAAAAGTAGTGATAGATATGGAATTGCCGTTTTCCTGCGTGACAGAGGAACTGGTGGAGGAACTGACTCTTTTGGAACCTTTCGGAAAGGGGAATACAAAGCCGGTCTTTGCCGCCAGAAATGTAGAACTTATAAGCGGGCGGATTCTTGGCAAGAATAGAAATGTACTGAAACTTCAGGTAAAAGATTCCAGTCAGACGGCAAGGGAGGCCGTGTGCTTCCGGGGAGCAGAGCAGATGCTTTCCCTTCTGGAAGAGCGGTATGGGAAAGAGGCTGTGGATCTTCTGATGAAAGGAAGAGGAGGCCAGATGAAGCTGTCCGTCACTTATTATCCCGACATTAATGAATATATGGGAAAGCGTACGGTTCAGATTGTGATTACGCACTACCAATAA
- a CDS encoding RelA/SpoT family protein, with amino-acid sequence MSEKTTYEAIDGRIAPESLTADASAGLEVVDGHAVKAPGDYENPDRLYEMLIARIRRYHPSTDVSMIEKAYQLAKKAHGGQCRKSGEPYIVHPLWVAIILADLEMDKETIVSGMLHDVVEDTEVGEEDIKREFGEEVALLVDGVTKLGRLSYSSDKLEVQAENLRKMFLAMAKDIRVIIIKLADRLHNMRTLEFMTPAKQKEKAKETMDIYAPIAQRLGISKIKTELDDLALKYSQPEVFFDLVNQINARKTEREEFVQQIVDEVSTHMKNASIKADVNGRVKHFFSIYKKMVNQDKTVDQVYDLFAVRIIVDSVKDCYAALGVIHEMYTPIPGRFKDYIAMPKPNMYQSLHTTLMSSVGQPFEIQIRTQEMHKTAEYGIAAHWKYKESNDGKKSVEAQEEEKLSWLRQILEWQRDMSDNREFLSLIKGDLDLFAEDVYCFTPQGDVKNLPNGSTPIDFAYAIHSAVGNKMVGARVNGKLVNIEYKIQNGDRIEILTSQNSRGPSRDWLGIVKSTQAKNKINQWFKKEFKESNIIKGKEMIASYCKAKSINLSNIMNPKYQDVVQKKYGFKDWEAVLAAIGHGGLKEGQVVNRLVEEYDKEHKQEITDEVVLERVAEASKNKVHIAKSKSGIVVKGIDDMAVRFSRCCNPVPGDEIVGFVTRGRGLSIHRTDCVNMIHLTESERARLIDAEWESDVAEKAGGQYLAEIKMYAHDRQGLLMEMSKIFTEGDVDVKSMNVRTSKQGTATIETGFIVHGREELTRIVKKLRQVEGVIDIERTTG; translated from the coding sequence ATGTCAGAAAAAACCACATATGAGGCAATTGACGGGCGTATTGCGCCAGAATCGCTGACGGCAGATGCCTCCGCAGGACTGGAAGTCGTTGACGGTCATGCCGTTAAAGCGCCGGGAGACTATGAAAATCCGGATCGCTTATATGAAATGTTGATTGCCCGCATCCGAAGGTATCACCCCTCTACGGATGTTTCTATGATTGAAAAGGCATACCAGCTTGCGAAAAAAGCCCATGGAGGGCAGTGCCGCAAGTCCGGAGAGCCGTATATCGTGCATCCTCTGTGGGTAGCCATCATACTGGCTGACCTGGAGATGGATAAAGAGACGATCGTATCCGGCATGCTTCATGACGTTGTTGAGGATACGGAAGTAGGCGAAGAGGATATTAAACGGGAATTTGGCGAGGAAGTGGCGCTTCTGGTAGACGGCGTCACCAAGCTGGGAAGGCTTTCCTATTCTTCCGACAAGTTGGAGGTACAGGCAGAGAACTTAAGGAAGATGTTCCTGGCAATGGCAAAGGATATCCGGGTCATCATCATCAAGCTTGCCGACCGCCTTCACAACATGCGGACGCTGGAGTTTATGACGCCGGCCAAGCAGAAGGAGAAAGCCAAAGAGACCATGGATATCTATGCGCCGATTGCCCAGCGGCTCGGCATATCCAAGATTAAGACGGAACTGGATGACCTGGCTCTTAAGTATTCGCAGCCGGAAGTATTCTTTGATCTTGTAAATCAGATTAACGCAAGGAAGACGGAGCGGGAAGAATTCGTCCAGCAGATCGTGGATGAAGTGTCCACCCACATGAAGAACGCCAGCATCAAGGCGGATGTGAACGGGCGCGTCAAGCATTTCTTCAGCATTTACAAGAAGATGGTTAATCAGGATAAGACGGTGGATCAGGTCTATGACCTGTTCGCGGTGCGGATTATCGTGGACTCCGTAAAGGACTGCTATGCGGCGCTAGGTGTCATCCATGAGATGTATACGCCGATACCGGGACGCTTCAAAGACTATATTGCGATGCCCAAGCCCAATATGTATCAGTCCTTGCATACGACGCTGATGAGTTCCGTGGGGCAGCCTTTTGAGATCCAGATCAGGACGCAGGAAATGCATAAGACGGCAGAGTACGGTATCGCGGCCCATTGGAAATATAAAGAATCCAATGATGGCAAGAAGAGCGTGGAGGCGCAGGAAGAAGAGAAGCTTAGCTGGCTGCGCCAGATACTGGAATGGCAGAGAGACATGTCGGATAATCGGGAGTTTTTAAGCCTGATCAAGGGCGATCTGGACCTGTTTGCAGAGGATGTATACTGCTTCACGCCCCAAGGCGATGTGAAGAATCTGCCCAATGGCTCTACGCCGATTGATTTCGCATACGCCATCCACAGCGCAGTGGGAAATAAGATGGTAGGCGCCAGGGTAAACGGCAAGCTGGTGAATATTGAATACAAGATACAGAACGGGGACAGGATCGAGATCCTGACCTCCCAGAACTCCAGAGGCCCGAGCCGGGACTGGCTGGGAATCGTCAAGAGCACCCAGGCAAAGAACAAGATTAATCAATGGTTTAAGAAAGAATTCAAGGAAAGCAATATCATCAAGGGAAAAGAGATGATTGCCTCTTATTGCAAAGCCAAATCCATTAATTTGAGCAATATCATGAATCCGAAATATCAGGACGTGGTGCAGAAGAAATACGGATTCAAGGACTGGGAAGCGGTGCTGGCTGCCATTGGGCACGGAGGGCTTAAGGAAGGCCAGGTGGTAAACCGGCTTGTGGAAGAGTATGACAAAGAGCACAAGCAGGAAATCACGGATGAAGTGGTTCTGGAGCGGGTTGCAGAAGCGTCCAAGAATAAGGTGCATATTGCCAAGTCCAAGAGTGGAATCGTGGTCAAAGGAATTGACGATATGGCAGTACGTTTCTCCAGATGCTGCAATCCGGTGCCCGGGGATGAGATTGTGGGCTTTGTTACCAGAGGCAGAGGCCTTTCCATCCATCGCACGGACTGCGTGAACATGATCCATCTGACAGAATCCGAGCGCGCCCGCCTGATTGATGCGGAGTGGGAAAGCGACGTGGCAGAGAAGGCCGGCGGGCAGTATCTGGCTGAGATCAAGATGTATGCCCATGACAGGCAAGGGCTTTTGATGGAGATGTCAAAGATCTTTACGGAAGGAGACGTGGATGTGAAGTCCATGAATGTACGCACCAGCAAGCAGGGAACCGCTACCATTGAGACGGGATTTATCGTGCATGGCAGGGAAGAACTGACAAGAATTGTGAAGAAACTTCGTCAGGTGGAGGGCGTAATTGATATTGAAAGGACGACAGGATAG
- a CDS encoding MBL fold metallo-hydrolase, with protein sequence MKVERFVTGIISTNCYLAVNEETRQAVVVDPAACPSYLLSHIKSEGIKIEALLLTHAHFDHIMGIDGFVDEFHVPVYVYEEDADAMTDPKLNQSSVYTGGYTYEGAKSIKEGQILKLAGYDFEVFHTPGHTKGGCCYYVRSEGVLFSGDTLFQNSIGRTDFPGGSMSDLVRAVKEKLMVLPDETLVYPGHMGETTIGHEKTHNPFL encoded by the coding sequence ATGAAAGTAGAGAGATTTGTTACTGGAATTATCAGCACTAATTGTTATCTGGCGGTAAATGAAGAGACAAGACAGGCGGTCGTGGTTGATCCGGCTGCCTGTCCGTCCTATCTTCTAAGCCACATCAAATCGGAAGGAATTAAGATAGAGGCGCTTCTACTGACGCATGCCCATTTTGACCATATTATGGGAATTGACGGATTCGTGGACGAATTCCATGTGCCGGTCTATGTCTATGAAGAAGACGCGGATGCTATGACGGATCCGAAGTTAAACCAGTCTTCTGTCTATACCGGGGGATATACTTATGAAGGAGCTAAGAGCATCAAGGAAGGACAGATTCTGAAACTGGCTGGCTATGACTTTGAGGTGTTCCACACGCCGGGCCATACCAAGGGAGGATGCTGCTATTATGTCAGATCCGAAGGAGTCTTATTCAGCGGGGATACGCTGTTCCAGAATTCGATCGGACGTACGGATTTTCCGGGCGGAAGCATGTCCGACCTGGTGCGGGCCGTGAAGGAGAAACTGATGGTCCTTCCGGATGAGACCCTTGTATATCCGGGGCATATGGGCGAGACTACGATTGGGCATGAGAAGACGCACAATCCATTTCTGTAG
- a CDS encoding adenine phosphoribosyltransferase, whose product MKPIEEYVRSIPDFPESGIIFRDVTSVLQDADGLMLAIDLMQEKLKDVEFDVVVGPESRGFIFGVPIAYNLHKPFIPIRKKGKLPCETVSIKYELEYGIAELEMHRDAIKPGQKVVIIDDLIATGGTNEAMIKLVEGLGGEVVKTVFLMELEGLKGRDKLKGYDVESVIAYPGK is encoded by the coding sequence ATGAAACCGATTGAAGAATACGTAAGGAGTATTCCGGATTTTCCGGAATCAGGTATTATATTCAGGGATGTGACCAGCGTGCTTCAGGATGCCGACGGGCTGATGCTTGCCATAGACCTTATGCAGGAAAAATTAAAAGATGTGGAGTTCGATGTGGTCGTAGGGCCGGAGTCCCGAGGATTTATCTTTGGAGTTCCCATTGCCTATAACCTTCATAAGCCATTCATTCCAATCCGGAAAAAGGGAAAACTTCCATGTGAGACGGTTTCAATCAAATATGAGCTGGAGTATGGCATTGCCGAATTGGAGATGCACCGTGACGCGATAAAGCCTGGCCAGAAGGTGGTTATTATTGATGATCTGATCGCCACGGGGGGAACCAATGAGGCTATGATCAAACTGGTGGAAGGCCTGGGAGGAGAAGTCGTAAAGACCGTATTTTTGATGGAGCTGGAGGGTCTTAAGGGCAGAGATAAATTAAAAGGATATGACGTTGAGTCTGTAATTGCATATCCTGGTAAATAA